A genomic segment from Juglans regia cultivar Chandler chromosome 14, Walnut 2.0, whole genome shotgun sequence encodes:
- the LOC108992964 gene encoding organelle RRM domain-containing protein 6, chloroplastic-like → MRSTCLHHKHLQKEYPFNTEMAKRLKSQLFVSRLSFFTTNEKLKTLFSPFGEVTEARLVKDPRTQRPKGFGFVTFDSEVEAQNALKAMNGKIVDGRLIFVEVAKARRDEDAAS, encoded by the exons ATGCGAAGTACTTGTCTTCATCATAAACACTTGCAGAAAGAATACCCATTTAACACTGAGATGGCTAAGAGATTGAAGTCGCAGCTCTTCGTTAGCA GATTATCCTTTTTCACCACAAATGAAAAACTGAAGACATTGTTTTCGCCATTTGGGGAAGTTACAGAAG cGAGGCTAGTTAAGGACCCAAGAACCCAAAGACCCAAAGGGTTTGGTTTTGTAACATTCGATTCAGAGGTTGAGGCTCAGAATGCTTTGAAGGCCATGAATGGCAAG ATAGTTGATGGGCGGCTGATTTTCGTTGAAGTTGCAAAGGCAAGGAGAGATGAAGATGCTGCCTCTTGA